The following proteins are co-located in the Pseudomonas fluorescens genome:
- the secA gene encoding preprotein translocase subunit SecA, which produces MFAPLLKKLFGSKNEREVKRMLKTVQLVNAFEEQMVALSDEQLRAKTQEFKARIAKGETLDKLLPEAFAVAREAGKRVMGMRHFDVQLIGGMTLHEGMIAEMRTGEGKTLVATLGVYLNALSGKGVHVVTVNDYLARRDANWMRPLYEFLGLTVGVVTPFQPPEEKRAAYAADITYGTNNEFGFDYLRDNMAFSMEEKFQRELNFAVIDEVDSILIDEARTPLIISGQAEDSSRLYTEINKLIPRLVQHIEEVEGVVTKEGHFSIDEKTRQVELNEAGHQFVEEMLTQIGELAEGESLYSAHNLGLLTHVYAGLRAHKLFHRNVEYIVQDGQVVLVDEHTGRTMPGRRLSEGLHQAIEAKEGLNIQAESQTLASTTFQNYFRLYNKLSGMTGTADTEAFEFHQIYNLAVMVIPPNKPLARKDFNDLVFLTAEEKYAAIINDIKDGMAQGRPILVGTATIETSEHVSNLLNKEGIEHKVLNAKFHEKEAEIIAQAGRPGALTIATNMAGRGTDILLGGNWEVEVASLDNPTPEQIAQIKADWQKRHQAVLESGGLQVIASERHESRRIDNQLRGRAGRQGDAGSSRFYLSLEDSLMRIFASDRVKNFMKALGMQSGEAIEHRMVTNAIEKAQRKVEGRNFDIRKQLLEFDDVNNEQRKVIYHMRNTLLAADNIGETIADFRQDVLNATVSAHIPPQSLPEQWDVAGLEAALKSDFGVDLPVQQWLDEDDHLYEETLREKLMTELLAAYNEKEEQASAEALRTFEKQIVLRVLDDLWKDHLSTMDHLRHGIHLRGYAQKNPKQEYKRESFTLFSELLDSIKRDSIRVLSHVQVRREDPIEEEARLRQEAEALAARMQFQHDEAPGLEAPEVLGEEVDVALAQAPVRNDQKLGRNELCWCGSGKKFKHCHGEIN; this is translated from the coding sequence ATGTTTGCGCCTTTGTTAAAGAAACTTTTTGGAAGCAAGAATGAGCGCGAAGTCAAACGCATGCTCAAGACGGTGCAGCTGGTTAATGCCTTCGAAGAGCAGATGGTTGCCCTTTCGGACGAGCAATTGCGCGCCAAGACCCAAGAGTTCAAGGCCCGCATAGCCAAAGGTGAAACCCTCGACAAGCTGCTTCCCGAAGCCTTTGCGGTCGCCCGTGAAGCCGGTAAGCGTGTCATGGGCATGCGCCACTTCGACGTCCAGTTGATCGGCGGCATGACCTTGCATGAAGGCATGATTGCCGAAATGCGTACGGGTGAAGGCAAGACCCTGGTGGCAACCCTGGGTGTTTACCTCAACGCACTGTCCGGCAAGGGCGTGCACGTTGTGACGGTGAACGACTACCTGGCCCGCCGGGACGCCAATTGGATGCGCCCGCTGTATGAATTCCTCGGCCTGACCGTCGGCGTGGTAACGCCGTTCCAGCCGCCGGAAGAGAAGCGTGCCGCCTACGCTGCCGACATCACCTACGGCACCAACAACGAATTCGGTTTCGACTACCTGCGCGACAACATGGCGTTCAGCATGGAAGAAAAATTCCAGCGCGAACTCAACTTTGCCGTGATCGACGAAGTCGACTCCATCCTGATCGACGAAGCCCGTACTCCGCTGATCATCTCCGGCCAGGCCGAAGACAGCTCGCGCCTGTACACCGAGATCAACAAGTTGATCCCGCGTCTGGTGCAGCACATCGAGGAAGTGGAAGGCGTGGTGACCAAAGAAGGTCACTTCAGCATCGACGAGAAGACCCGTCAGGTTGAGCTCAACGAAGCCGGTCACCAGTTCGTCGAAGAGATGCTGACCCAGATCGGCGAGTTGGCCGAAGGTGAAAGCCTGTACTCGGCGCACAATCTGGGCCTGTTGACCCACGTGTATGCGGGCCTGCGCGCTCACAAGTTGTTCCATCGCAACGTTGAATACATCGTCCAGGACGGCCAGGTCGTACTGGTTGACGAACACACCGGCCGTACCATGCCGGGGCGTCGTCTGTCCGAAGGCCTGCACCAGGCTATCGAAGCCAAGGAAGGGCTCAACATCCAGGCTGAAAGCCAGACGTTGGCGTCCACCACGTTCCAGAACTACTTCCGTCTGTACAACAAACTGTCCGGCATGACCGGTACGGCCGACACCGAAGCATTCGAATTTCATCAGATCTACAACCTGGCTGTGATGGTGATTCCACCGAACAAGCCGCTGGCGCGTAAAGACTTCAACGACCTGGTGTTCCTGACCGCCGAAGAGAAATACGCGGCGATCATCAACGACATCAAGGACGGCATGGCCCAGGGGCGTCCGATCCTGGTGGGTACCGCGACCATCGAAACGTCCGAGCACGTGTCCAACCTGCTCAACAAGGAAGGCATCGAGCACAAGGTCCTCAACGCCAAGTTCCACGAAAAAGAAGCCGAGATCATCGCCCAGGCCGGTCGCCCAGGCGCACTCACCATCGCCACCAACATGGCCGGTCGTGGTACCGACATTCTGTTGGGCGGTAACTGGGAAGTGGAAGTGGCCTCGCTCGACAACCCGACCCCTGAGCAGATCGCCCAGATCAAGGCCGACTGGCAGAAACGCCACCAGGCTGTGCTCGAATCCGGCGGCTTGCAGGTGATCGCGTCCGAGCGTCACGAATCGCGCCGTATCGATAACCAGCTGCGTGGTCGTGCCGGTCGTCAGGGTGACGCCGGTTCCAGCCGTTTCTACCTGTCTCTCGAAGACAGCCTGATGCGTATCTTTGCCTCGGACCGCGTGAAGAACTTCATGAAAGCCTTGGGCATGCAGTCCGGTGAAGCGATCGAGCACCGCATGGTGACCAACGCCATCGAGAAGGCCCAGCGCAAGGTAGAAGGCCGTAACTTCGACATTCGTAAGCAACTGCTTGAGTTCGATGACGTCAACAACGAACAGCGTAAAGTGATCTATCACATGCGTAACACGTTGCTGGCCGCCGACAACATTGGCGAGACCATTGCCGATTTCCGTCAGGACGTGCTCAACGCTACCGTCAGCGCCCATATCCCGCCACAGTCCCTGCCTGAGCAGTGGGATGTTGCCGGTCTGGAAGCTGCGTTGAAGAGCGATTTCGGGGTCGACTTGCCGGTTCAACAGTGGCTGGACGAAGACGACCACCTGTACGAAGAAACCCTGCGCGAGAAGCTGATGACCGAGCTGCTGGCCGCGTACAACGAGAAAGAAGAGCAGGCGAGTGCCGAAGCACTGCGCACCTTCGAGAAACAAATCGTACTGCGCGTGCTGGACGACCTGTGGAAAGACCACCTGTCGACCATGGACCACCTGCGTCACGGTATCCACCTGCGTGGCTACGCCCAGAAGAACCCGAAGCAAGAGTACAAGCGCGAGTCTTTCACGCTGTTCTCCGAGCTGCTGGATTCGATCAAGCGCGATTCGATTCGCGTGCTGTCCCACGTTCAGGTGCGTCGCGAAGACCCGATCGAGGAAGAAGCTCGCCTGCGTCAGGAAGCCGAAGCACTGGCTGCGCGCATGCAGTTCCAGCATGACGAAGCCCCCGGTCTGGAAGCCCCGGAAGTCCTGGGCGAAGAGGTCGATGTGGCCTTGGCTCAAGCCCCGGTTCGCAATGATCAGAAGCTGGGTCGCAACGAACTGTGCTGGTGCGGTTCGGGCAAGAAGTTCAAACACTGCCACGGCGAAATCAACTAA
- a CDS encoding DUF721 domain-containing protein, which translates to MAFRPLTARAPSVLLREAKPLKAIFGHAQRLGHLQRLVESQLQPAAREHCHVASWREGNLLLIVTDGHWATRLRYQQKRLQRQLMAFDEFASLTRIQFKVQPPTVQQGAAGHTMDLSENAAETIQATADGISDPGLRAALERLAAHGKPKS; encoded by the coding sequence ATGGCATTTCGCCCTCTTACAGCCCGCGCGCCCAGCGTGTTGCTTCGCGAAGCCAAGCCGTTAAAAGCCATCTTTGGCCACGCACAACGCTTGGGCCATTTGCAACGCCTGGTCGAAAGCCAGCTGCAACCTGCTGCCCGTGAGCATTGCCATGTGGCGTCCTGGCGCGAGGGTAATTTGCTGTTAATTGTCACCGACGGCCATTGGGCAACCCGTTTGCGCTATCAGCAAAAACGCCTGCAGCGACAATTGATGGCATTTGATGAGTTTGCCAGCTTGACCCGTATCCAGTTCAAGGTGCAGCCGCCCACCGTGCAGCAAGGCGCGGCGGGGCACACGATGGACCTCTCGGAGAACGCCGCCGAAACCATTCAGGCAACGGCTGACGGCATCAGTGACCCGGGCTTGCGCGCGGCGCTCGAGCGGTTGGCCGCCCACGGCAAACCCAAATCCTGA
- a CDS encoding helicase HerA-like domain-containing protein — protein sequence MPDSSQLLIGAGLDGQPIAQAMRLANRHGLIAGATGTGKTVTLQRLAEAFSEAGVAVFAADIKGDLCGLGAAANPQGKVAERIAGMPFLNYTAKAYPVTLWDIHGQSGHPLRTTISEMGPLLLGSLLELTDSQQSALYATFKVADREGLLLLDLKDLKALLNHLRYHPQLLGDDAALMTTGSSQALLRRLAVLEQQGAEALFGEPALQLEDILQPASDGRGRIHLLDASRLVHEAPKVYATFLLWLLAELFEQLPERGDADKPLLALFFDEAHLLFADTPKALQDRLEQVVRLIRSKGVGVYFVTQSPGDLPDTVLAQLGLRIQHGLRAFTTKEQKSLRAVADGFRPNPAFDALSVLTELGTGEALVGTLQEKGTPEVVQRVLVAPPQSRIGPLSEAERAALIASSPLQGRYDKPIDRESAYEVLMARKELGVSEEAKPAAEEPSFTDKAGAFLGTTAGKALKSAMQQAANQMGRQLVRGLLGSLLGGSKRK from the coding sequence ATGCCTGATTCCTCGCAACTCCTTATCGGCGCTGGCCTTGATGGCCAACCCATCGCCCAGGCCATGCGTCTGGCCAACCGTCACGGGTTGATTGCCGGCGCCACCGGCACGGGCAAGACCGTCACGTTGCAGCGCCTGGCGGAGGCCTTCAGTGAGGCGGGTGTGGCGGTGTTCGCCGCGGATATCAAGGGCGACCTGTGTGGTCTGGGGGCGGCGGCCAACCCGCAAGGTAAAGTCGCCGAGCGCATCGCGGGTATGCCCTTCCTTAACTACACGGCCAAGGCTTATCCGGTGACGCTGTGGGATATCCACGGGCAGTCCGGTCATCCGCTTCGCACCACCATCAGCGAAATGGGGCCTTTATTGCTCGGCAGCCTGCTGGAGCTCACCGACAGCCAGCAGTCGGCACTCTATGCCACGTTCAAGGTGGCTGACCGCGAAGGGTTGTTGCTGCTCGACCTCAAGGACCTCAAGGCATTGCTCAACCACCTGCGTTATCACCCGCAATTGCTGGGCGACGATGCAGCGCTGATGACTACTGGCTCCAGCCAGGCACTGCTGCGGCGCCTGGCCGTGCTCGAACAGCAAGGTGCCGAAGCCTTGTTTGGTGAGCCGGCCCTGCAACTTGAGGATATTTTGCAGCCGGCCAGTGATGGCCGTGGGCGCATCCACCTGCTCGACGCCAGCCGCTTGGTGCATGAAGCGCCTAAGGTCTACGCGACCTTCCTGCTGTGGCTGCTGGCCGAGCTGTTCGAACAGTTGCCAGAACGCGGTGACGCCGATAAGCCGCTGCTGGCGTTGTTTTTCGACGAAGCGCATTTGTTGTTCGCCGATACACCCAAGGCTTTGCAGGACCGACTGGAGCAAGTGGTCCGTTTGATCCGGTCCAAAGGTGTCGGTGTGTACTTCGTCACTCAGTCTCCCGGTGATTTGCCTGACACGGTATTGGCGCAATTGGGCTTGCGTATTCAGCACGGTCTGCGTGCGTTCACCACTAAAGAGCAGAAATCCTTGCGCGCCGTGGCGGACGGTTTCCGGCCTAACCCGGCGTTCGATGCCTTGTCGGTATTGACTGAGTTGGGCACCGGTGAGGCATTGGTGGGCACTTTGCAGGAAAAGGGCACACCAGAAGTCGTCCAGCGCGTGCTGGTCGCACCGCCACAGTCGCGCATCGGGCCGCTGAGCGAGGCCGAACGTGCGGCCTTGATCGCCAGTTCGCCATTGCAGGGGCGGTATGACAAGCCGATTGACCGGGAGTCGGCCTATGAAGTGCTGATGGCGCGCAAGGAACTTGGGGTCAGCGAAGAGGCGAAGCCCGCCGCCGAAGAGCCGAGCTTTACCGACAAAGCGGGTGCCTTTCTGGGCACCACGGCTGGCAAGGCACTCAAGTCGGCGATGCAGCAGGCCGCCAATCAGATGGGGCGGCAGCTGGTGCGGGGCTTGTTGGGGTCGTTATTGGGCGGCAGCAAGCGCAAATAA
- a CDS encoding methyl-accepting chemotaxis protein, producing the protein MVNSDEQANRTNSVAAAINQLGAAAQEIARNAAQASGQASDARQLAEDGQQVVDRNITAMTKLSAMISASSSNIEALNSKTVNIGQILEVITSISQQTNLLALNAAIEAARAGEAGRGFAVVADEVRNLAHRTQESAQQVQKMIEELQVGARESVSTMSESQRHSLESVDIANLAGERLNSVTQRIGEIDGMNQSVATATEEQTSVVESINMDITEINTLNQEGVENLHSTLRACTDLEQQASRLKQLVGSFRI; encoded by the coding sequence ATGGTCAACTCCGACGAGCAGGCCAACCGTACCAACAGTGTCGCCGCCGCCATCAACCAACTGGGCGCCGCTGCACAAGAGATCGCCCGTAATGCTGCGCAGGCTTCCGGCCAGGCCAGCGATGCGCGGCAATTGGCCGAAGACGGTCAGCAAGTGGTCGATCGCAATATCACGGCGATGACCAAGTTATCCGCGATGATCAGTGCTTCCAGCAGCAATATCGAAGCGCTCAACAGCAAGACCGTGAATATCGGGCAAATTCTGGAGGTCATCACCAGCATTTCCCAGCAAACCAACCTGCTGGCACTTAACGCCGCGATCGAAGCGGCGCGCGCGGGGGAAGCCGGGCGCGGGTTTGCGGTGGTGGCTGATGAAGTGCGCAACCTGGCGCACCGCACCCAGGAATCGGCGCAACAAGTGCAAAAGATGATTGAAGAGCTGCAAGTCGGCGCCCGGGAATCGGTCAGCACCATGAGCGAAAGCCAGCGCCATAGCCTTGAGAGTGTGGACATCGCCAACCTGGCCGGCGAACGCCTCAACAGCGTGACCCAGCGCATTGGCGAGATCGACGGCATGAACCAGTCAGTGGCCACCGCTACCGAAGAACAGACCTCGGTGGTGGAGTCGATCAACATGGACATCACCGAGATCAACACCCTCAACCAGGAAGGTGTGGAAAACCTGCACTCAACGCTGCGTGCGTGTACCGACCTGGAGCAACAGGCATCCCGCTTGAAGCAGTTGGTGGGCAG